One stretch of Lytechinus variegatus isolate NC3 chromosome 17, Lvar_3.0, whole genome shotgun sequence DNA includes these proteins:
- the LOC121430450 gene encoding CUB and sushi domain-containing protein 3-like: protein MSLHSFFEINSHFVTEFPPLEIVWGQTCAPGECSETSLPKPMGTGLSGYTPGGNGCYSDGTTVTYICTGSLIGPPSTQCDGGVWVPPVGPTCEAASGCTRPQLPSNGNVTEYKDEYALYERITYNCDAGYSIIGPQEAVCDSGGIWDPSNIPTCAASCSAPSIQNGGPNGTFVNGEVVTYSCDVNYTLIGVSSATCRDGLWDPDNIPECLEKCLPPIVANSNLETQQDLIDHGNSVVIDCNPGYSTGSSTSTTVNCNEGSLSNPSPACFENCSPLDAFMNGQVTGDTSPFYHTETVSFGCDPGFTLDGPSSISCFDGNWDAPQPMCMGDCPDIVPKPNSAFFGAVSPFHHGESVTFTCYNGYDVYNGSLVSTCQDGQWSSDPPFCAEQITTTRAASTMGNSVTTDIPSTSLTTVQETTPGTTPTSNSLTSSKASSTDVLPTSLVTITDIVTEIKTTLLGISTNKSPSTSIPEVTTMTAIKSTTVVTQGMISSAIMTSEMTSSEITTSEKTSPTDAGGATSRSTPGSTSTANTDVSTQSRLTSSPTQGSTTAQAIVTSEKIGSMTSAGDDMTASPGMNVSIPTTAGSSKGITEDQKVVVIVSATALGVCTLLAIVIALINCHHTRQGTSDKNVYETNGPKTTKSQHAYDNNGIVLVNTRL from the exons atgtcactacattcattttttgaaattaaTTCTCATTTTGTGACGGAATTCCCTCCACTAGAAATTGTATGGGGACAAACGTGTGCTCCAGGAG AGTGCTCTGAAACAAGTCTACCTAAGCCAATGGGGACTGGTCTAAGTGGATACACGCCCGGTGGGAATGGTTGCTATAGTGACGGGACGACGGTGACGTATATCTGTACGGGATCACTGATTGGTCCGCCAAGTACTCAGTGCGACGGAGGGGTGTGGGTTCCACCAGTCGGACCAACCTGTGAAG ctgCGAGCGGTTGTACGCGACCTCAGCTCCCGTCAAACGGAAACGTCACGGAATATAAAGATGAGTACGCCCTCTACGAGAGGATCACATATAACTGCGATGCCGGATATTCTATTATCGGCCCGCAGGAGGCAGTATGCGATTCGGGAGGGATTTGGGATCCTTCTAACATACCTACTTGTGCAG CATCTTGCTCGGCCCCGTCGATTCAAAATGGTGGACCTAATGGAACGTTTGTCAACGGCGAAGTCGTCACTTACTCTTGTGACGTCAATTATACTTTGATTGGTGTGTCGTCTGCAACATGTCGGGATGGATTGTGGGATCCTGATAATATCCCAGAATGCCTCG aaAAATGTCTACCACCGATCGTTGCCAACTCGAACTTAGAGACTCAACAGGACCTCATCGACCACGGTAATTCGGTAGTAATTGATTGCAACCCCGGCTACTCAACAGGATCGTCAACCAGCACCACAGTCAATTGCAATGAAGGATCACTGAGCAATCCTTCCCCTGCATGCTTTG AGAACTGTTCACCCCTTGATGCTTTCATGAATGGCCAAGTGACCGGAGATACAAGCCCGTTTTACCATACAGAAACCGTGTCCTTCGGATGTGATCCTGGTTTTACCTTGGATGGTCCTTCAAGTATATCGTGCTTCGACGGGAATTGGGATGCCCCGCAACCAATGTGCATGG GAGATTGTCCTGATATCGTACCTAAGCCAAACAGCGCCTTCTTCGGCGCAGTATCGCCATTCCACCACGGAGAGAGTGTGACCTTCACATGTTACAATGGGTATGACGTATACAATGGAAGCCTTGTGTCGACATGCCAGGATGGGCAATGGAGTTCTGATCCACCATTCTGCGCAG AACAAATAACAACTACACGAGCTGCCAGTACAATGGGAAATTCTGTAACAACAGACATTCCTTCAACCAGCCTGACCACTGTACAGGAAACAACTCCCGGTACAACGCCAACGTCAAATTCCCTAACCTCATCCAAAGCGTCATCCACCGACGTCCTTCCAACGTCGTTAGTGACAATTACCGATATTGTGactgaaataaagacaacactacTCGGCATTTCAACGAATAAGTCACCGTCAACTTCTATACCAGAAGTTACAACAATGACAGCTATAAAGTCAACAACGGTCGTGACGCAGGGTATGATATCATCAGCAATCATGACATCAGAAATGACGTCATCAGAGATTACGACGTCAGAGAAGACGTCGCCCACTGACGCAGGGGGAGCGACGAGTCGGTCGACGCCGGGAAGCACAAGTACGGCGAACACAGACGTGAGCACACAGAGTAGGCTTACTTCGTCACCTACTCAGGGGTCGACGACAGCTCAGGCGATTGTGACGTCGGAGAAGATCGGTTCAATGACGTCAGCTGGTGACGATATGACGGCGTCTCCTGGGATGAACGTGTCGATACCAACAACGGCTGGGTCATCTAAAG GAATAACCGAGGACCAAAAGGTCGTGGTCATCGTATCGGCCACTGCCCTCGGGGTGTGCACCCTCCTCGCCATCGTCATCGCTCTCATCAACTGTCACCATACTCGACAAGGAACATCGGACAAAAACGTTTACGAAACCAACGGACCGAAGACGACTAAATCTCAACACGCCTATGATAACAATGGAATAGTACTCGTAAACACGCGTCTTTAG